One Phaseolus vulgaris cultivar G19833 chromosome 2, P. vulgaris v2.0, whole genome shotgun sequence DNA window includes the following coding sequences:
- the LOC137812958 gene encoding nuclear pore complex protein NUP155: MMSWEDEIVMRDVTNAGLVVSDRIGREVSSQLDLEEALEASRYTSHPYSTHPREWPPSVEVVNTWELPPVLIERYNAAGGEGTAFCGIFPEIRRAWASVDNSLFLWRFDKWDGQCPEFSGEEQAICAVGLAKSKPGVFVEAIQYLLVLATPVELILVGVCCSGGADGSDPFAEVTLQPLPEHTISSDGVTMTCVACTDKGRIFLAGRDGHIYEVLYSTGSGWQKRCRKICITAGFGSVISRWVIPNVFNFGAVDAIVEMVFDSERQILYARTEEMKIQVYVIGPNGDGPLKKVAEEKNLVNQRDAHYGARQSTGSRVSSRSPKPSIVCISPLSTLESKWLHLVAVLSDGRRMYLSTSPSSGSLTGFNTNHHKPSCLKVVTTRPAPPWGVSGGLTFGAMALGGRPQNEDLSLKIEASYYSAGTLILSDASSSTMPSLLVLNRDSSTQSLPSGNLGTGTRSSRALRESVSSLPVEGRMLSVADVLPLPDTAATVQSLYSEIEFGGYESSMESCEKVSGKLWARGDLSTQHILPRRRIVVFSTMGMMEIAFNRPLDILRRLLESNTPRSVLEDFFNRFGAGEAAAMCLMLAARVVHSENLISNVIAEKAAEAFEDPRVVGMPQLEGSNALSNTRSAAGGFSMGQVVQEAEPVFSAAHEGLCLCSSRLLFPLWELPVMVVKGNLGPSGALTENGVVVCRLSVGAMQVLEQKLRSLEKFLRSRRNQRRGLYGCVAGLGDLSGSILYGNGSTLGAGDRNMVRNLFGAYSRNMESNGNRTTNKRQRLPYSPAELAAMEVRAMECIRQLLLRSGEALFLLQLLSQHHVTRLIHGFDSSLQQTLVQLTFHQLVCSEEGDQLATRLISALMEYYTGPDGRGTVDDISRRLRDGCPSYYKESDYKFFLAVEALERAATTIDSEDKENLAREAFNSLSKVPESVDLRTVCKRFEDLRFYEAVVRLPLQKAQALDPAGDAYNDEIDAPVREQALARREQCYEIIINALRSLKGDTLQKEFGSPIRSTVSQSALDPSSRKKYICQIVQLGVQSPDRIFHEYLYQAMIDLGLENELLEYGGPDLLPFLQSAGRKPIHEVRAVTATTSPMGQSGAPMSTNQVKYYELLARYYVLKRQHMLAAHALLRLAERRSIDGVPTLEQRCQYLSNAVLQAKNATNSDGLLGSGRSSIDSGFLDLLEGKLAVLRFQIKIKEELESMASRSDVLPSTSGSTENGVIPEGSSTDVDIVNATREKAKELASDVKSITQLYNEYAVPLGLWEICLEMLYFANYSGDTNSSIVRETWARLIDQAISRGGIAEACSVLKRVGPRLYPGDGAVLPLDIICLHLEKAGLERLNSGVEAVGDEDVARALVSACKGAAEPVLNAYDQLLSNGAILPSPSVRLRMLRSVLVVLREWAMSVYSQRIGSSVAGHSSLILGGGFSSERAVASQGIRDKITSAANRYMTEVRRLALPQNQTEHVYRGFRELEESFISQHSFDRF, translated from the exons ATGATGTCGTGGGAAGATGAGATTGTGATGCGCGATGTCACGAATGCGGGGCTTGTTGTCAGCGATCGCATTGGTCGCGAAGTTTCCTCTCAGCTCGACCTCGAAGAAGCTCTAGAAGCTTCCAGATACACCAGCCACCCTTATTCCACTCACCCCCGAGAG TGGCCCCCTTCCGTTGAGGTAGTGAATACCTGGGAGTTGCCTCCTGTGCTCATCGAAAGATACAATGCAGCTGGTGGGGAAGGAACTGCTTTTTGTGGAATATTTCCAGAAATACGGAGGGCATGGGCGTCTGTGGACAATTCATTGTTTCTTTGGCGTTTTGACAAGTG GGATGGCCAATGTCCTGAATTTAGTGGGGAGGAGCAAGCCATTTGTGCAGTTGGTCTTGCAAAATCAAAACCTGGTGTTTTTGTTGAAGCCATCCAATATCTTTTAGTTTTGGCAACACCTGTTGAG TTAATTTTAGTTGGAGTTTGTTGCTCTGGAGGAGCAGATGGCTCAGATCCGTTCGCAGAAGTTACATTGCAGCCTTTGCCAGAGCATACAATATCATCTGATGGGGTTACAATGACTTGTGTAGCATGTACTGACAAGGGTCGCATTTTTCTTGCTGGTCGGGATGGCCACATATATGAGGTTCTTTATTCAACTGGCTCTGGATGGCAAAAACGCTGCCGGAAAATCTGCATCACTGCTGGTTTTGGAAGTGTAATTTCGAG ATGGGTTATACCAAATGTATTCAATTTTGGAGCTGTTGACGCCATCGTTGAAATGGTTTTCGACAGTGAGAGACAAATACTGTATGCACGGACTGAAGAGATGAAGATTCAAGTTTATGTTATAGGACCAAATGGTGACGGGCCGTTAAAGAAAGTAGCTGAAGAAAAAAATCTTGTCAATCAGAGGGATGCACATTATGGAGCTAGACAATCAACAGGATCAAGAGTCTCAAGTCGATCTCCAAAGCCATCTATTGTTTGCATCTCACCTTTATCTACACTTGAATCAAAGTGGCTACATCTTGTTGCTGTTTTATCAGATGGTAGAAGGATGTACCTATCTACCTCTCCTTCTAGTGGAAGCTTGACTGGATTTAACACCAATCATCACAAGCCTAGCTGTTTAAAGGTTGTCACTACAAGGCCTGCTCCTCCTTGGGGTGTTAGTGGAGGTCTAACATTTGGAGCAATGGCTCTTGGTGGTAGACCCCAGAATGAGGATCTCTCCCTGAAAATTGAGGCATCTTATTATTCTGCTGGAACTCTTATCCTATCTGATGCATCATCTTCGACCATGCCTTCACTTCTTgttttgaatagggattcaagcACACAGTCACTGCCATCAGGTAATTTAGGAACAGGTACCAGGAGTTCCCGGGCATTACGGGAGTCTGTATCTTCTTTACCAGTTGAAGGACGAATGCTTTCAGTGGCAGATGTGTTACCATTGCCAGATACTGCAGCTACTGTGCAGTCTCTATATTCAGAAATTGAATTTGGTGGTTATGAGAGCTCTATGGAATCATGTGAAAAGGTGTCTGGCAAACTCTGGGCTAGGGGAGATCTCTCAACCCAACATATACTGCCAAGAAGAAGGATTGTTGTCTTCAGCACCATGGGCATGATGGAAATTGCTTTTAACAGGCCACTGGACATTCTAAGGCGGCTATTGGAATCCAACACTCCTAGGTCAGTTTTAGAAGATTTCTTCAATCGTTTTGGTGCAGGTGAGGCTGCTGCAATGTGTTTAATGCTAGCTGCAAGAGTAGTGCATTCTGAAAACCTTATCAGCAACGTTATTGCTGAGAAAGCAGCTGAAGCTTTTGAGGACCCAAGAGTTGTTGGTATGCCACAACTTGAAGGTAGTAATGCATTATCAAACACAAGAAGTGCTGCTGGTGGATTTAGCATGGGCCAGGTTGTTCAGGAAGCTGAGCCTGTTTTTTCAGCTGCACATGAAGGGCTGTGTTTGTGTTCATCTAGATTACTTTTTCCCCTGTGGGAACTTCCTGTAATGGTTGTAAAAGGCAACTTAGGTCCTTCAGGTGCCCTAACTGAAAATGGGGTAGTTGTGTGCAGACTCTCTGTTGGGGCAATGCAAGTCCTTGAACAGAAACTCCGATCGTTGGAGAAATTCTTAAGATCAAGAAGGAACCAGAGGAGGGGACTTTACGGCTGTGTAGCAGGATTAGGAGATCTGAGCGGTTCCATTCTGTATGGTAATGGTTCGACACTAGGTGCTGGTGATCGCAATATGGTCAGAAACTTATTTGGTGCTTATTCCAGAAATATGGAGTCCAATGGTAACAGAACAACTAATAAAAGGCAAAGGTTGCCTTATAGTCCTGCTGAATTAGCTGCCATGGAG GTGAGAGCAATGGAGTGCATTAGGCAGTTGCTCCTTAGATCTGGCGAAGCCCTATTTTTGCTTCAACTTCTTTCACAGCATCATGTGACTCGATTAATTCATGGATTTGACTCTAGCCTTCAACAAACATTAGTTCAGTTGACATTTCATCAACTAGTTTGTTCTGAGGAGGGTGACCAACTTGCTACAAGACTTATATCTGCTCTCATGGAG TATTATACTGGTCCTGATGGCAGGGGGACTGTAGATGACATTAGTAGGAGACTGCGAGATGGCTGTCCAAGTTACTATAAGGAGTCTGATTACAAATTCTTCTTAGCCGTGGAAGCTCTGGAGAGAGCTGCTACGACTATAGATTCCGAAGATAAGGAGAATCTTGCGAGGGAAGCATTTAATTCGTTGAGTAAAGTTCCAGAATCTGTAGACTTACGAACTGTTTGCAAGCGTTTTGAGGATTTAAG ATTTTATGAAGCCGTAGTGCGCTTACCTCTTCAAAAGGCACAGGCTCTTGACCCTGCAGGTGATGCTTataatgatgaaattgatgcaCCTGTCAGAGAACAAGCACTTGCTCGCCGTGAGCAGTGTTATGAGATAATTATCAATGCTTTGCGATCTCTGAAAGGTGACACCTTGCAGAAGGAATTTGGCTCTCCCATTAGATCAACTGTTTCACAATCTGCTCTTGATCCATCCTCAAGGAAGAAATATATATGTCAAATTGTTCAGCTGGGTGTCCAATCTCCTGACAGAATTTTCCATGAGTATCTTTACCAGGCTATGATTGATCTAGGTCTTGAAAATGAATTGCTAGAGTATGGGGGTCCTGACCTATTGCCATTTTTGCAAAGTGCTGGTCGTAAACCTATACATGAG GTTCGTGCTGTCACTGCGACAACTTCTCCAATGGGGCAATCGGGAGCACCAATGTCAACTAATCAAGTCAAGTACTATGAACTTCTGGCACGATATTATGTCTTGAAACGCCAACATATGCTTGCAGCTCATGCACTTCTTAGACTTGCTGAAAGGCGTTCTATTGATGGAGTTCCTACCCTCGAACAGAG GTGTCAATACCTAAGTAATGCAGTGCTACAGGCCAAAAATGCAACTAATAGTGATGGGTTACTAGGTTCTGGTCGAAGTTCCATTGACAGTGGGTTCCTAGATTTGCTTGAAGGGAAGCTTGCAGTTCTCCGGTTCCAGATAAAAATCAAAGAAGAACTGGAGTCTATGGCTTCCAGGTCTGATGTTTTACCTAGCACATCAGGTTCTACCGAAAATGGTGTAATCCCTGAGGGTAGTTCTACTGATGTTGATATTGTAAATGCTACAAGAGAGAAGGCAAAAGAGCTAGCTTCAGATGTGAAGAGCATTACCCAGTTGTATAATGAATATGCTGTTCCCCTTGGGCTCTGGGAG ATATGCCTGGAGATGCTGTACTTTGCCAATTATTCTGGTGACACCAACAGCAGCATTGTCAGAGAGACGTGGGCTAGACTTATTGATCAAGCTATATCAAGAGGGGGCATTGCTGAAGCTTGCTCAGTACTAAAAAGGGTTGGGCCCCGCCTTTATCCTGGTGATGGAGCTGTTTTACCCCTTGACATTATTTGTCTTCACCTAGAGAAGGCTGGACTG GAGAGGTTGAATTCAGGGGTCGAAGCTGTTGGAGATGAAGATGTTGCAAGAGCCCTTGTTTCTGCTTGTAAGGGTGCAGCTGAACCTGTATTGAATGCATATGACCAATTGTTATCGAATGGAGCTATTTTGCCATCCCCTAGTGTTAGATTACGTATGTTGAGATCGGTTCTAGTAGTACTTCGAGAGTGGGCAATGTCTGTATATTCTCAAAGGATCGGTAGCAGTGTTGCTGGGCATTCCTCTCTAATACTAGGTGGAGGATTCTCATCGGAACGTGCTGTCGCCAGCCAAGGAATTCGGGACAAGATCACAAGTGCTGCAAACAG GTATATGACTGAGGTGCGGAGGTTAGCCCTTCCACAGAACCAAACAGAACACGTCTACCGAGGTTTCAGAGAACTTGAAGAATCGTTTATAAGCCAACATTCATTTGATCGATTTTGA
- the LOC137812959 gene encoding E3 ubiquitin protein ligase RIE1-like — MSSPNAAPQPHAPLLLPRPDAAAARLPVLALLLGRRGHSAVVRETAARELEERRADWTYSKPVVALDVTWNMAFVVVSVVMLACTVKEKPNMPIRWWICGYALQCLVHVALVWLEYRRRSDVPRDEESGGHLDYDDVNDSDEEDVGSSESYFSTGFTKRCTSLNTMVSLLWWMVGFYWVVSGGDVLLQDAPRLYWLAVVFLAFDVFFAIFCVVLACLIGIALCCCLPCIIAILYAVAGQEGASESDLSVLPKFRFQMISNEETPSKGGGSMIPVETINGYSVNERILSPDDAECCICISSYEDGAELHVLPCNHHFHSTCIVKWLKMNATCPLCKFNILKGNEQV, encoded by the exons ATGTCATCGCCAAACGCCGCCCCTCAGCCCCACGCGCCGCTCCTTCTCCCGCGACCCGATGCCGCCGCGGCCCGTCTCCCTGTCCTCGCGCTCCTCCTAGGCCGCCGCGGCCACTCCGCCGTCGTCCGGGAGACTGCGGCCCGTGAGCTCGAGGAGCGCCGCGCCGACTGGACGTACTCGAAGCCAGTGGTGGCGCTCGACGTGACGTGGAACATGGCCTTCGTGGTGGTCTCGGTGGTGATGCTCGCCTGCACCGTCAAGGAGAAGCCCAACATGCCGATCCGGTGGTGGATCTGCGGCTACGCGCTGCAGTGCCTCGTCCACGTTGCGCTGGTGTGGCTCGAGTACCGGAGGAGGAGCGACGTCCCCCGGGACGAAGAGTCCGGCGGCCACCTCGATTACGATGACGTCAACGACAGCGACGAGGAGGATGTTGGATCCTCCGAGAGTTACTTTTCCACTGG ATTCACAAAACGATGCACATCATTGAATACCATGGTTTCGTTACTTTGGTGGATGGTGGGTTTTTACTGGGTTGTCTCTGGTGGTGATGTTCTTCTGCAAGATGCTCCACGTTTGTACTG GTTGGCTGTTGTCTTTCTTGCATTTGATGTCTTCTTTGCCATCTTTTGTGTTGTCTTGGCATGCTTGATTGGAATTGCCCTCTGTTGTTGTTTACCCTGTATTATTGCCATTCTCTATGCTGTTGCAGGACAG GAGGGTGCATCGGAATCGGACCTCAGTGTACTTCCGAAATTCAGATTTCAAATGATAAGCAATGAAGAAACACCTAGTAAGGGAGGTGGATCAATGATTCCTGTGGAGACCATCAATGGTTACTCAGTGAATGAACGAATACTTTCACCCGATGATGCA gAATGTTGTATATGCATATCTTCTTATGAGGATGGAGCAGAACTTCATGTTCTTCCATGTAACCATCATTTCCATTCTACATGTATAGTGAAATGGCTAAAGATGAATGCAACTTGTCCTCTTTGCAAGTTCAATATTCTGAAGGGAAATGAACAGGTGTGA
- the LOC137812971 gene encoding small ribosomal subunit protein uS5w-like: MAERGGGDRGGFGRGFGGRGRGDRGRGGRRRASGRRDEEEKWVPVTKLGRLVKDGKIRSLEQIYLHSLPIKEHQIIDTLVGPTLKDEVMKIMPVQKQTRAGQRTRFKAFVVVGDSNGHVGLGVKCSKEVATAIRGAIILAKLSVIPVRRGYWGNKIGKPHTVPCKVTGKCGSVTVRMVPAPRGSGIVAARVPKKVLQFAGIDDVFTSSRGSTKTLGNFVKATFDCLLKTYGFLTPEFWKETRFSKSPFQEYTDLLAKPTGKALILEEERVEA; this comes from the exons ATGGCCGAACGTGGAGGCGGAGACCGTGGCGGCTTCGGTCGCGGTTTCGGCGGTCGAGGCCGCGGAGACAGGGGACGCGGAGGACGCCGCAGGGCCTCTGGGCGCCGCGACGAGGAGGAGAAGTGGGTCCCTGTAACGAAACTTGGACGCCTCGTGAAGGATGGTAAAATCCGGAGCCTGGAGCAGATCTACCTGCACTCACTCCCAATCAAGGAGCACCAAATCATCGACACCCTCGTTGGGCCCACTCTCAAAGACGAGGTCATGAAGATCATGCCTGTCCAGAAACAGACTCGTGCCGGTCAGCGCACGCGTTTCAAGGCATTCGTCGTCGTCGGCGACAGCAATGGCCACGTCGGTCTCGGCGTCAAGTGCAGCAAGGAAGTCGCCACTGCCATTCGCGGCGCAATTATACTGGCCAAGCTCTCTGTTATTCCCGTTAGGAGAGGGTACTGGGGGAACAAGATTGGAAAGCCCCACACCGTTCCCTGCAAGGTCACCGGAAAGTGTGGTTCCGTCACCGTTCGCATGGTCCCTGCCCCTCGTGGGTCCGGTATTGTCGCTGCTAGGGTTCCGAAAAAGGTGTTGCAGTTCGCCGGAATTGATGATGTTTTCACCTCCTCCAGAGGTTCAACCAAAACCCTCGGAAATTTCGTCAAG GCCACTTTTGATTGTCTGCTTAAAACCTACGGGTTTCTAACACCTGAATTCTGGAAGGAGACTCGCTTCTCTAAATCTCCATTCCAAGAGTACACAGATTTATTGGCAAAGCCAACAGGAAAGGCCCTCATCCTTGAAGAGGAAAGAGTCGAGGCTTGA
- the LOC137812960 gene encoding microtubule-associated protein 70-2-like translates to MAEVSGEAGVEETVATPVAPLAVSGSFKEGKGSSRRRAPSMRQSLDADEFMNLLHGSDPVKVELNRLENEVRDKDRELSEAQAEIKALRFSERLREKAVEVLNEELSKVEGKLKLTESLLESKNLEIKKINDDKKASMAAQFAAEATLRRVHAAQKDDDMPPIEAILAPLEAELKLARQEIAKLQDDNKALDRLTKSKEAALLEAEKTVQIALAKASMVDDLQNKNQELIKQIEICQEENKILDKMHRLKVAEVEKLTQTVRELEEAVLAGGAAANAVRDYQRKVQEMNEERKTLDRELARAKVTANRVAVVVANEWKDANDKVMPVKQWLEERRFLQGEMQQLRDKLAITERTAKSEAQLKEKYQLRLKVLQESLRETSNSINRGTSEGRCISNGPSRRQSLGGADNISKLTSNGFLKRSPSTQVRSSVSSSAVLKHAKGTSKSFDGGTRSLERSKILLNGKPPSYSFNQSSEGTKDREENDNWKGNSDDKPNDFPTVDTEDSVSGVLYDLLQKEVLSLRKAGHEKDQSLKDKDDAIEMLAKKVDTLTKAMEVEAKKMRREVASMEKEVAAMRVEKEQESRAKRFSNVKGPVNSAQHQLVSGRNVSRGGLTRSTQ, encoded by the exons ATGGCGGAGGTTTCCGGCGAGGCTGGAGTGGAGGAGACTGTGGCCACGCCGGTCGCGCCGTTGGCGGTGTCCGGATCGTTCAAGGAGGGGAAAGGCTCGTCGCGGAGGCGCGCGCCTTCGATGAGGCAGAGCCTCGACGCGGACGAGTTCATGAACCTGTTGCACGGTTCGGATCCGGTGAAGGTGGAGCTCAATCGGTTGGAGAATGAAGTTAGAG ATAAGGACAGAGAATTGTCGGAAGCGCAGGCGGAGATCAAAGCCTTGAGGTTCTCCGAACGGCTCAGAGAAAAGGCCGTTGAAGTG CTTAATGAAGAGTTGTCAAAGGTTGAGGGGAAGCTGAAGTTAACAGAATCTCTTCTAGAAAGCAAA AATCTTGAAATAAAGAAAATCAACGATGACAAGAAGGCATCAATGGCAGCTCAATTTGCTGCTGAAGCCACTCTTCGGAGGGTCCACGCTGCTCAGAAGGATGATGACATGCCTCCTATAGAAGCCATTCTTGCTCCTCTAGAAGCTGAACTTAAGCTTGCGCGGCAAGAG ATTGCTAAACTTCAAGATGATAATAAAGCTTTAGATCGTCTTACCAAATCTAAAGAAGCAGCACTTCTTGAAGCTGAGAAGACTGTTCAGATTGCCTTGGCTAAGGCCTCCATGGTGGATGATCTCCAAAATAAAAATCAAGAGCTAATTAAACAGATCGAGATTTGTCAG gaagaaaataaaattttggacAAAATGCATAGACTGAAGGTGGCAGAGGTTGAAAAGCTTACCCAAACCGTGAGGGAACTAGAAGAGGCTGTACTTGCGGGTGGTGCGGCTGCCAATGCTGTGAGAGATTATCAGCGGAAAGTTCAAGAAATGAAT gaagaaagaaaaacacTTGATCGGGAGTTAGCTCGTGCCAAGGTAACAGCAAACAGAGTAGCTGTAGTGGTTGCTAATGAATGGAAGGATGCTAATGACAAAGTGATGCCTGTAAAACAATGGCTTGAAGAACGACGATTCTTGCAG GGAGAGATGCAGCAACTTCGGGACAAGCTTGCTATAACTGAGCGCACTGCAAAGTCTGAAGCACAGTTAAAA gaaaaatatcaattaaGGCTTAAAGTGCTTCAGGAGAGTTTGAGAGAAACTTCTAACAGTATTAATCGCGGCACCTCAGAGGGAAGATGTATTAGCAATGGGCCTTCTCGGCGTCAATCCCTTGGTGGAGCTGATAACATATCTAAACTAACATCTAATGGGTTTCTGAAAAGATCACCATCCACTCAAGTTAGGTCTTCTGTATCTTCAAGCGCAGTTTTGAAGCATGCTAAAGGCACATCTAAATCATTTGATGGTGGTACAAGGTCATTAGAAAGGAGTAAAATTCTTCTAAATGGAAAACCTCCAAGTTATTCATTCAACCAGTCTTCTGAAGGAACCAAAGACAGGGAAGAAAATGATAATTGGAAAGGAAATTCAGATGATAAGCCAAATGACTTCCCAACAGTCGATACGGAGGACAGTGTTTCTGGTGTTTTGTATGATTTGCTGCAGAAAGAGGTCTTAAGCTTGAGGAAAGCTGGTCATGAGAAAGATCAAAGCCTAAAAGATAAAGATGATGCCATTGAA ATGCTAGCAAAGAAAGTAGATACACTGACCAAAGCCATGGAAGTTGAGGCTAAGAAGATGAGAAGAGAAGTAGCATCCATGGAGAAGGAGGTAGCTGCAATGCGTGTGGAGAAAGAACAAGAGAGCAGAGCAAAGCGTTTTAGCAATGTAAAGGGCCCTGTGAACAGTGCTCAGCATCAGCTTGTTTCTGGAAG AAATGTGTCACGGGGAGGATTAACACGCAGCACCCAATGA
- the LOC137812961 gene encoding transcription termination factor MTERF4, chloroplastic, translated as MVTRRKLLNLLSTLKVSDLIHHHANAFNPFSKTPKTLRVHYGTQSSKLPEYEMPSVTWGVIQGRKEKLVSRVIIFDYLKGLGIIPDELHDLELPSTVDVMRERVEFLQKSGLTVDDINNYPLILGCSVRKNMIPVLGYLEKIGIARPKLGEFVKNYPQVLHASVIVELVPVVKFLRGLDVEKDDIGYVLQKYPELLGFKLEGTMSTSVAYLVSIGVNPRDIGPMVTQYPYLLGMRVGTVIKPMIDYLVGLGLPKKVLARMLEKRAYILGYDLEETVKPNVECLMSFGVRREWLASVIAQYPQILGLPLKAKLSTQQYFFSLKLKVDPEGFARVVENMPQVVSLNQHVIMKPVEFLLGRTITVEDVARMVIKCPQLVALRVELMKNSFYFFKSEMGRPLKELVEFPEYFTYSLESRIKPRYQRLQSKGIRCSLNWMLNCSDQRFEERLQGHYIETESLGPRFCMGGKLELPGNDIVSDEEAESDDDELLYRRTVSL; from the coding sequence ATGGTGACAAGAAGAAAGCTCCTGAATTTGTTATCAACCCTAAAAGTTTCTGACCTAATTCATCACCACGCCAATGCATTTAACCCTTTTTCCAAAACCCCCAAAACCCTCAGGGTTCACTACGGAACCCAATCATCGAAACTCCCCGAATACGAGATGCCATCGGTAACATGGGGCGTGATTCAAGGTCGCAAGGAGAAGCTCGTTTCGCGAGTAATCATCTTCGACTACCTCAAGGGTTTGGGAATCATCCCCGACGAGTTACACGACCTCGAACTTCCCTCCACCGTCGACGTCATGCGCGAGCGTGTCGAGTTTCTCCAAAAATCAGGTCTAACCGTCGACGATATCAACAATTACCCTTTGATCTTAGGTTGCAGTGTCAGAAAAAACATGATCCCCGTGTTGGGGTACTTGGAAAAAATTGGGATTGCAAGGCCCAAGCTTGGGGAGTTCGTGAAGAATTACCCGCAGGTGTTGCATGCTAGTGTCATTGTTGAGCTTGTTCCTGTTGTTAAGTTCCTCAGGGGCCTTGATGTGGAGAAAGATGATATTGGGTATGTGTTGCAAAAGTACCCTGAACTGCTTGGGTTCAAGCTTGAGGGTACTATGAGCACTTCAGTGGCTTATCTTGTTAGTATTGGTGTGAACCCTAGAGATATAGGTCCAATGGTTACTCAGTATCCTTATTTGTTAGGGATGAGAGTTGGGACTGTGATAAAGCCCATGATTGATTACTTGGTGGGTTTAGGGCTGCCGAAGAAGGTTTTGGCTAGGATGTTGGAGAAGAGAGCTTATATTCTTGGCTATGATCTTGAGGAAACTGTGAAACCAAATGTGGAATGTTTGATGAGTTTTGGTGTTCGAAGGGAGTGGTTGGCTTCGGTTATTGCTCAATATCCGCAGATTCTTGGGCTGCCTCTGAAGGCTAAGTTGTCCACGCAGCAGTACTTTTTCAGTTTGAAGCTTAAGGTTGATCCTGAAGGGTTTGCACGAGTGGTGGAGAACATGCCACAGGTAGTTAGCCTCAACCAGCATGTGATTATGAAGCCCGTTGAGTTCCTCCTTGGAAGGACTATAACAGTGGAGGATGTGGCTAGAATGGTGATCAAGTGTCCTCAGTTGGTGGCGTTGAGAGTTGAGCTGATGAAAAACAGCTTTTACTTCTTTAAGAGTGAGATGGGGAGGCCCTTGAAAGAGCTTGTGGAGTTCCCTGAGTACTTTACTTATAGTTTGGAGTCTAGGATCAAACCCAGATACCAGAGGCTCCAGAGTAAGGGGATAAGGTGTTCGTTGAATTGGATGCTGAATTGTAGTGACCAGAGGTTTGAAGAGAGGTTGCAGGGTCATTACATTGAAACTGAAAGTTTAGGTCCCAGATTCTGCATGGGAGGGAAATTGGAGCTACCAGGGAATGATATAGTGTCAGATGAGGAAGCTGAGAGTGATGATGATGAACTATTATACAGACGAACTGTTTCCCTATAG